A single window of Raphanus sativus cultivar WK10039 unplaced genomic scaffold, ASM80110v3 Scaffold1304, whole genome shotgun sequence DNA harbors:
- the LOC130504018 gene encoding probable WRKY transcription factor 53, translating to MEGKKDMLTWEQNTLLSELTIGLEAARKLHAQLGGSSSSSSSLTSFSSPATETSKILLKQILSSYEKSLAIVNWSSSPPVQLILKEDAVAPVTHSGVIPESPASINGSPRSEEFIDGGGSNNTHRQDHFFNSKKRKMLPKWTEKVRINPERGLEGPHQDDVYSWRKYGQKDILGAKFPRSYYRCTHRSTQNCWATKQVQRSNSDPTVFEVTYRGAHTCRQGSAAPPPPASPEKQDTITKQPIAQTPNELLESLKTSLTVRTEGLDDGEDVFSFPNTPPFYDYGTTNDYFGGLMESSPIFDAVDWFNPTVDINPEFPTFLPDSIYY from the exons ATGGAAGGTAAAAAGGATATGTTAACTTGGGAGCAGAATACACTTTTAAGCGAGCTCACTATTGGACTGGAGGCGGCCAGAAAGCTCCACGCCCAACTTggaggatcatcatcatcatcgtcgtcaCTGACGTCATTTTCTTCTCCGGCGACTGAGACGAGCAAAATTCTCCTGAAGCAGATACTTTCTTCCTACGAGAAATCTCTTGCCATTGTAAACTGGTCTTCCTCACCGCCCGTACAACTTATTCTGAAGGAGGATGCTGTAGCTCCGGTGACACACTCCGGCGTAATTCCTGAATCTCCCGCGTCGATAAACGGAAGTCCGAGAAGCGAAGAGTTTATTGATGGAGGAGGTTCCAACAATACTCATCGCCAAGATCACTTTTTCAACTCAAAGAAAAg GAAGATGTTACCAAAGTGGACAGAAAAAGTGAGAATAAACCCAGAAAGAGGCTTAGAAGGACCTCATCAAGATGATGTCTATAGCTGGAGAAAGTATGGCCAGAAAGACATTTTGGGCGCCAAGTTCCCCAG GAGTTATTACAGATGCACACACCGTAGCACACAGAACTGTTGGGCAACTAAGCAAGTCCAGAGATCAAACAGTGATCCAACTGTTTTCGAAGTGACCTACAGAGGAGCGCACACTTGCCGGCAGGGATCCGCAGCTCCTCCTCCACCAGCTTCGCCGGAGAAGCAAGACACCATAACCAAACAACCCATTGCTCAAACCCCTAACGAGCTTCTCGAGAGTCTCAAAACCAGCTTAACCGTTCGAACCGAGGGTCTTGACGACGGTGAAGATGTTTTCTCCTTCCCTAATACGCCGCCGTTTTACGATTACGGGACTACCAACGACTATTTCGGCGGACTCATGGAGAGTTCACCTATCTTCGACGCTGTTGATTGGTTCAATCCAACGGTCGACATTAACCCGGAATTTCCCACGTTTTTACCAGACTcgatttattattaa
- the LOC108855107 gene encoding protein trichome birefringence-like 24 codes for MKLKLFSDSKIHKNVFLIKLFSAILITGLAFSLFIFHSSDFSPVFASVTGRFEARLLPPKVIVPENEDLIPQDIEVEKCNLFAGKWIPDSSGPIYTNSSCGNLIDGHQNCITNGRPDLDFLYWKWKPHDCLLPRFDPRRFLQLMRNKSWAFIGDSIVRNHVESLLCMLYSVEEPVEVYHDKEYKSKRWHFPIHNLTISNVWSPFLVQAAIFEDSDGVSTAAVQLHLDKLDETWTSLMPTLDYAIISTGKWYLKAAVYHENAKPVGCHICPEKSRLEELGFDHAYNASLRNVMDFLADETNRKGTVFFRTATPDHFQNGEWHNGGTCKQTEPVSDEEAEMKNVHKILRGLEIGQFKRAVREKTGEDGGNVKLLDFTGMLLTRPDGHPGAYRQFRPFDKDKNAKVQNDCLHWCLPGPIDYLNDVILETIANG; via the exons ATGAAGCTGAAGCTGTTCTCAGACTCCAAGATCCATAAGAATGTGTTTCTCATCAAGCTCTTCTCTGCTATTCTCATAACAGGTCTCGCTTTCAGTCTCTTCATTTTTCACTCCAGCGACTTTTCTCCAGTCTTTGCGTCGGTCACAGGAAGATTCGAAGCACGCCTTCTGCCGCCCAAGGTTATCGTGCCTGAAAATGAAGATCTCATTCCTCAGG ATATTGAAGTAGAGAAGTGCAATCTCTTTGCCGGTAAATGGATCCCAGATTCATCAGGACCAATCTACACAAACAGCTCATGCGGTAATCTCATCGACGGTCACCAAAACTGCATCACCAACGGCAGGCCTGACTTGGACTTCCTCTACTGGAAATGGAAGCCTCATGACTGTCTGTTACCACGTTTTGATCCTCGAAGGTTTCTTCAACTTATGAGGAACAAATCATGGGCGTTCATTGGTGACTCCATCGTGCGTAACCACGTCGAATCTCTGCTTTGTATGCTCTATTCG GTCGAAGAACCGGTTGAAGTGTACCACGACAAGGAGTACAAATCGAAAAGATGGCATTTCCCTATACATAACCTAACGATATCCAACGTCTGGTCGCCGTTTCTAGTCCAAGCCGCTATTTTCGAAGATTCAGACGGTGTCTCAACCGCTGCGGTCCAGCTACATCTCGACAAACTCGATGAGACATGGACCAGTCTGATGCCTACTCTAGACTACGCAATCATCTCAACCGGTAAATGGTATCTTAAAGCAGCGGTTTATCACGAAAATGCTAAACCGGTCGGTTGCCATATCTGTCCGGAGAAGTCTCGCTTGGAAGAGCTAGGCTTCGACCATGCTTATAACGCATCGCTGCGTAACGTCATGGACTTCTTAGCTGATGAGACTAACCGTAAAGGTACGGTGTTTTTCAGGACTGCGACTCCAGACCATTTCCAGAACGGGGAGTGGCATAACGGTGGGACGTGCAAGCAGACCGAGCCGGTGAGTGATGAGGAGGCTGAGATGAAAAACGTGCATAAGATACTAAGAGGTTTGGAGATTGGTCAGTTCAAAAGAGCGGTTAGAGAGAAGACGGGTGAGGACGGTGGTAATGTAAAGCTTTTGGATTTCACCGGGATGTTACTGACTCGACCCGATGGTCATCCGGGTGCGTACCGACAGTTCAGACCGTTTGATAAAGACAAAAATGCAAAGGTACAGAATGATTGTCTGCATTGGTGCTTGCCTGGTCCGATTGATTACTTGAATGATGTTATATTAGAGACCATAGCGAATGGCTAA
- the LOC108851761 gene encoding uncharacterized protein LOC108851761 — MEKQNPQPVCGQEALLLLNCVTESPYDSEKCIRFLQSLRECVLSKKVNKFVIPSQEHPSEGGAGGASATKRPS; from the exons ATGGAGAAACAGAATCCTCAACCAGTCTGCGGCCAAGAGGCTCTCCTTCTTCTCAATTGTGTCACTGAGTCTCCGTACGATTCAGAGAAATGCATCCGGTTCCTTCAATCTCTCAGAGAATGCGTTCTCTCAAAG AAAGTTAACAAGTTCGTGATACCAAGTCAGGAACATCCCAGTGAGGGAGGAGCAGGAGGAGCCTCAGCTACCAAGCGACCTTCATAA
- the LOC108850066 gene encoding probable long-chain-alcohol O-fatty-acyltransferase 8 yields MEEEIKRFALVYISSIVSVIYCYYIPSRIKAGAPRLLSILPVCVQFFVFPIFFSSVLFISIITFTLTGMGILKLILFSFDKGPLFPLPTSLFGFLCFTFLPIERLGKTPKSQSTSPTWVFPTKVAICAVMLMLHMRGYKHNLPTVLLWVVIYPLYMYLPLEIALNTVKFLFTIILGCDLKPVFDEPYLATSLQDFWGPRWNPMVSSLLRSAFYFPLKGKSNSGLAMFIGGFATFLASGLFHELQSFYTSYETPSWEITLFYVLHGVCTAAEMVVKRSAFGQRWTVRPVVSWLLTMTFVIVTNGWLYFPQITRGKEIRHYITEYIIVT; encoded by the coding sequence ATGGAGGAAGAAATCAAGAGATTTGCCCTGGTATACATTTCATCAATAGTCTCCGTAATTTATTGCTACTACATACCGTCTAGAATCAAAGCTGGGGCTCCTCGATTACTCTCTATTCTTCCAGTATGTGTTCAGTTCTTTGTTTTccccatcttcttctcctcagtATTGTTCATTTCCATCATAACGTTTACCCTCACAGGGATGGGAATTTTAAAGCTCATCCTCTTTTCATTTGATAAAGGTCCTCTTTTCCCACTTCCCACAAGTCTTTTTGGATTTTTGTGCTTCACTTTCCTTCCCATCGAAAGACTTGGAAAAACCCCTAAATCTCAATCTACTTCTCCCACTTGGGTTTTCCCCACTAAAGTTGCAATATGTGCAGTGATGTTAATGTTACATATGCGGGGTTACAAACATAATCTTCCCACGGTTCTGTTATGGGTGGTTATATATCCTTTATATATGTACTTGCCACTTGAGATTGCATTAAACACCGTCAAATTTCTGTTCACTATCATTCTTGGGTGCGATCTTAAGCCAGTATTCGATGAACCTTACCTAGCCACCTCTCTTCAAGACTTCTGGGGTCCCCGGTGGAATCCAATGGTGTCTTCCCTTCTCCGGTCAGCTTTCTACTTTCCTCTGAAGGGTAAATCAAACTCCGGTTTGGCTATGTTTATCGGGGGTTTTGCGACTTTCCTTGCCTCTGGTCTGTTTCACGAACTTCAATCCTTCTACACAAGCTATGAAACGCCTTCCTGGGAGATCACTTTGTTTTATGTGCTGCATGGGGTTTGCACTGCGGCAGAAATGGTGGTGAAAAGGTCAGCGTTTGGGCAGCGTTGGACAGTGAGACCAGTGGTGTCTTGGCTGCTTACCATGACATTTGTGATTGTGACCAATGGTTGGCTCTATTTCCCTCAAATTACAAGGGGAAAAGAGATACGCCATTATATTACCGAATATATTATTGTAACGTGA